In the Xanthobacteraceae bacterium genome, CCTCTGGCACGGCTCCTGCCAAGAACACCCCGGATCGCCCCCGCTGGGGAGCGTTTTGCGGGTGGTCCGATTTGGGGAGCAGGCTATGGAAAATGCGCTTCTGGTAGGTCTTTCGCGGCAGGTTGCACTTCGGCGCGAGCTGGACGTGATCGCCAACAACATCGCGAACATCAACACCACCGGCTTCAAGTCGGAGTCGATGATGTTCGAGCAGTTTCTCGACCCCACCGCGCGCCACGAGATGTTCCCGGTCAACGACCGCCGGATTAATTTCGTGCTCGACCGCGCGACATTGCAGGACTTCAGCCAAGGCCCCCTGCAACGCACGGAAGCGCCGCTTGATCTTGCAATCAACGGCCCCGGCTTCTTCGCCGTGCAGACCGCGAACGGCGAGCGGTACACCCGTGGCGGCAATTTCCACCTCAACACGCAGGGTCAGCTCGTTAACGCATCCGGCAACCCGGTGCTTGGCGCGAGCGGACCCATCGTCTTCGAGCCTACCGACACCGGCATCACGATTGCCGCCGACGGCACGGTCTCCGCGACCAACGCGCTCGGCCAGGTCGGCGAACGCGGGAAAATCCGTCTCGTAAATTTCGATAACCCCGCCCGTCTTGTGCAGGAAGGCCATGGCCTCTGGGGAGCGGGCGCGAACAATACGCCGCTGGTCGCCGATGTCAGCACGCGCGTCGTGCAAGGCGCGCTCGAAAAATCCAACGTCGTCGCGGTGCGCGAAATGAACCGCATGATCGAAGTCACGCGCGCCTACTCCACCATCACCGCCATGCAGCAGCGTACCGACGAGCTTCGCCGCAAGGCGATCGAAAAGCTCGCTGAAGCGTAAGCCGGGAGAACCAAACCATGCGCGCACTCTATACCGCCGCCACCGGCATGATGGCCCAGGAACTCAACGTCGAGGTCATCTCGAACAACATCGCGAACATGCGCACGACGGGCTTCAAGAAGCAGCGTGCCGAGTTTCAGGATCTGATCTACCAGAACCTGCGCCGCGTCGGCACCAACTCGTCCGATCAGGGCACGCGTCTGCCTGCGGGCGTGGACATCGGCGGAGGCGTAAAGGTCGTCGGCACGCCGCGCATCATGAGTCAGGGCAACCTTGCCGCATCCGAACGCGACCTCGACGTCGCAATACGCGGCGAAGGCTTCTTCCGGATTCAATTGCCCGACGGCCGCATCGCCTATACCCGCGCCGGCTCGTTCGAGCGCGACGATCAGGGCCGCATCGTTACGCCGGAAGGCTATCTGCTCGATCCGCAGATGACCATTCCGGCGAACGCAACCGGCGTCACCATCAACCAGCAGGGCCAGGTTTCGGTAACGCTGCCGAACCAGACCAACCCGACCGAAATCGGACAGATTCAGCTTGCGCGTTTCGTGAACCGCTCCGGCCTGCAGCCGGTCGGCGACAACCTTTATCTGGAAACCGCATCGAGCGGCACGCCGCAGCTCAACAATCCCGGTACCGACGGCACCGGCACGTTGCTGCACAAGCAGCTGGAAACCGCGAACGTAAACGCAGTCACGGAAATCTCGGACCTGATCGCTGCGCAACGCGCCTACTCCATGAACGCGAAGGTGGTCTCGGCAGCGGACGAAATGCTGCAAGCCACCGCGAACATGCTGCGCTGAGGATGATCGCCATGAACCAGATCAAACAAATTCTGGCGCTTACCCTCGCGGCGATCGTCGTCATCTGGGCGCTCGCTTCCGGTGCGCGCGCGCAAGGCGTGCCTACGCTGAAGTCCGAAACCATCGTGCAGGGCGATCTCGTAAAGATCGGCGACATTCTCGACAATGCCGGCTCCTTCGCCGCGATCCCGATTTTCCGTGCGCCCGAACTCGGCGCCAACGGTACTATCCAGACCCATCGTGTGATCGAAGCGCTCCGCAGCCAGGGCATGCTGGTGTTCGACACCAAGGGTCTTTCCGAAGTGCTCGTGACGCGTGCGAGCCGTTCCGTGTCGCTGAATGATCTCGGCCGCGCAGTCGCCGAAGCCGCGGTGAAACGCTATGAACTCTCCAGTGCGCAGGATATTTCGGTCACCTTCGACAACCACATGAAGGCGCTGAATGTCGAACCGAACCTGACCGAAGCGCCGCGCGTCTTCAACATCGTGTTCGATCCGAACAGCAACCGCTTCGAAGCGCTGGTCGACATGCCGGGTTCGCTACATCTGCGCCGCAACCCGGTACGCCTCACCGGCACGCTGGTCGAAACGGTCGAAGTCGTCACCATCGCGCGTGCCATCAACCGCGGCGAAACCATCCGCGAAAGCGATCTCGTGGTCGAGCGTGTCGCTCGCGCGCAGGTCGGCTCCGACGCACTGACGCGTATCGAACTCGTTGCCAATCAGGCCGCGCGCAAATCGCTGCGTACCGGACAGACCGTGCGCGCCGCCGACCTGATGAAGCCGCAGATCGTCAACCGCGACGATACCGTCACCATTGTATTCCGCACCGGGGGCGTCGTGCTGACCGCGCGCGGCAAGGCACAGTCCAACGGCACCGAAGGCGAAATGATCTCCGTTCTCAACCCGCAATCGAAGCGGGTCATTCAGGCCACCGTTACCGGCCCCGGCATTGTCACCGTCGGCGACATCAATCCGATCAACACCGCGGCGATCAACGGCAACCGTTGAGTCGATACAAGCGTAGCATGAGGCAGAAGATGAAAATGTTTCGAGTGATCCGTGGCGCGGCCGCGTTGACGCTTGCCGGCTCGCTGCTCGGCGGATGTGCGAATATCGACCGCATCGCCAACATGGGTCAGCAGCCGCCGCTCAGCCCGGTGAACAATCCGACCACGACGCCGAACTACCGTCCGGTTTCGATGCCGATGCCGGAGTTGCAGCCGGTCGCCTACAGCCCTAACTCGCTTTGGCGCAAC is a window encoding:
- the flgF gene encoding flagellar basal-body rod protein FlgF, giving the protein MENALLVGLSRQVALRRELDVIANNIANINTTGFKSESMMFEQFLDPTARHEMFPVNDRRINFVLDRATLQDFSQGPLQRTEAPLDLAINGPGFFAVQTANGERYTRGGNFHLNTQGQLVNASGNPVLGASGPIVFEPTDTGITIAADGTVSATNALGQVGERGKIRLVNFDNPARLVQEGHGLWGAGANNTPLVADVSTRVVQGALEKSNVVAVREMNRMIEVTRAYSTITAMQQRTDELRRKAIEKLAEA
- the flgG gene encoding flagellar basal-body rod protein FlgG, whose translation is MRALYTAATGMMAQELNVEVISNNIANMRTTGFKKQRAEFQDLIYQNLRRVGTNSSDQGTRLPAGVDIGGGVKVVGTPRIMSQGNLAASERDLDVAIRGEGFFRIQLPDGRIAYTRAGSFERDDQGRIVTPEGYLLDPQMTIPANATGVTINQQGQVSVTLPNQTNPTEIGQIQLARFVNRSGLQPVGDNLYLETASSGTPQLNNPGTDGTGTLLHKQLETANVNAVTEISDLIAAQRAYSMNAKVVSAADEMLQATANMLR
- the flgA gene encoding flagellar basal body P-ring formation protein FlgA, which gives rise to MNQIKQILALTLAAIVVIWALASGARAQGVPTLKSETIVQGDLVKIGDILDNAGSFAAIPIFRAPELGANGTIQTHRVIEALRSQGMLVFDTKGLSEVLVTRASRSVSLNDLGRAVAEAAVKRYELSSAQDISVTFDNHMKALNVEPNLTEAPRVFNIVFDPNSNRFEALVDMPGSLHLRRNPVRLTGTLVETVEVVTIARAINRGETIRESDLVVERVARAQVGSDALTRIELVANQAARKSLRTGQTVRAADLMKPQIVNRDDTVTIVFRTGGVVLTARGKAQSNGTEGEMISVLNPQSKRVIQATVTGPGIVTVGDINPINTAAINGNR